A genome region from Deltaproteobacteria bacterium includes the following:
- a CDS encoding C_GCAxxG_C_C family protein: MAVGQEKTGDKNETLIKAMGALGGGVASSGRVCGILLGGVSFISSLYSRGNLEEKEHPRMWRLSWKLNKKFEELAKPYGGVNCADIARVNWSDKEQTKAFYNNPEGRRQICLELVGDTAYALGEILDQADAETK, encoded by the coding sequence ATGGCCGTGGGCCAGGAAAAGACAGGTGACAAAAATGAGACCTTGATCAAGGCCATGGGGGCCTTGGGAGGTGGGGTGGCCAGCAGCGGCCGGGTCTGCGGGATTTTGTTAGGCGGAGTGTCCTTTATCTCCAGTCTCTACAGCCGGGGCAATCTGGAGGAAAAAGAACATCCCCGGATGTGGCGCTTAAGCTGGAAACTGAACAAAAAATTCGAGGAACTGGCCAAACCTTACGGCGGGGTCAATTGTGCGGACATCGCCCGGGTGAACTGGTCCGACAAGGAGCAAACCAAGGCATTTTATAACAACCCTGAAGGCCGGCGGCAAATCTGCCTTGAATTGGTCGGGGATACGGCCTATGCCCTGGGAGAAATTTTAGACCAGGCGGATGCCGAGACCAAATAG
- a CDS encoding response regulator, with translation MAESGLKNKKILAVDDEPDVLETLEEVILQGCPDCTMDKATSYEGAAELLKSKDYDIVVLDIMGVRGFDLLEIAVSRKFKVAMLTAHALSPEALKKSHDLGARAYLPKEKLAEIVPFLEDMLQYEYKSGWKRLLEKLENYFDDQFEEEWKKKSGIVYW, from the coding sequence ATGGCTGAATCGGGTCTGAAAAATAAAAAAATCCTGGCTGTGGATGATGAGCCGGATGTCTTGGAGACCCTCGAAGAGGTGATCCTGCAGGGCTGTCCGGACTGTACGATGGACAAGGCCACCAGTTACGAGGGGGCAGCCGAACTACTCAAATCGAAGGATTACGATATAGTCGTTTTAGATATCATGGGTGTACGCGGCTTCGATCTCCTCGAAATCGCCGTCTCCCGCAAATTCAAAGTGGCCATGCTGACGGCCCACGCTTTAAGCCCCGAGGCCCTAAAAAAGTCCCATGATCTGGGGGCCCGAGCCTATTTGCCGAAAGAAAAGCTGGCTGAAATCGTTCCTTTTCTTGAGGATATGCTGCAGTATGAATACAAGTCCGGCTGGAAGCGTCTTCTGGAAAAGTTGGAAAACTATTTTGACGACCAGTTTGAGGAAGAATGGAAGAAAAAATCAGGTATCGTCTACTGGTAG
- a CDS encoding MoaD/ThiS family protein, translating to MKISIKLFGTLSQRFPDYRTDLGLVVELPEGSKVADLLTLLKLPESLESSVLMNGRFLTRETGLTDGSVLQIFQALHGG from the coding sequence ATGAAAATCTCCATTAAATTATTCGGCACCTTGAGCCAGCGTTTTCCCGATTACCGTACGGACCTGGGTCTTGTGGTAGAATTGCCCGAAGGGTCGAAGGTGGCAGACCTTTTGACCCTTCTGAAACTCCCCGAATCCCTTGAAAGTTCAGTGCTCATGAACGGCCGTTTTTTAACTAGAGAGACCGGCCTGACCGACGGATCTGTACTCCAAATTTTTCAGGCCCTGCACGGGGGATAA
- a CDS encoding aldehyde ferredoxin oxidoreductase codes for MKILRVNMSNQTIRFEEVPQPYLGLGGRGLTSVMIDTEVPPKCDPLGPENKLIFAPGLLSGTSLVNTSRISVGAKSPLTGTIKESNAGGTMAAALGRLGITAIVIEGQAAAEELFFLRIDEKGAASLLPAQAYKGMRTYSLVEKLLEIYGDKTSVMAIGPAGEYRLTAASIQGSDIDGRPCRAAGRGGLGAVMGAKGLKAVLVDQRGNSPDALADPETFKEAAKVFAKAVKAHPFSGQLLPNIGTAGMVGPVNSLGGFPSYNATQGVMDGWEKISGETMTKIIKERGGNPTHMGCAQCIVHCSNVYVDDQGKFMTSSLEYETIWSMGGMTGINDLDTIARLDFLCDDIGLDTMSTGVALAVAMDAGYKNFGDTGAAIQMVEEIAQGSPLGRVLGNGPVAVGRHFNHHRVPAVKGQSIAAYDPRAMQGNAVTYATSPMGADHTAGNVVGRYLGGLLDPLKTDGQVQASREAQIAMASVDCTGLCLLASFALTTPEGGEAFLKVMNAKLGTQLGPEVIGQMGVRVLQVEREFNRKAGFTSKDDRLPEFFYKEPLPPHNTVVMITDEQMDSTFDF; via the coding sequence ATGAAAATTTTAAGAGTCAACATGTCCAACCAGACTATCCGTTTTGAAGAGGTTCCCCAGCCTTATCTCGGTCTGGGCGGCCGAGGTTTGACTTCCGTCATGATCGACACCGAAGTACCCCCGAAATGTGATCCTTTGGGACCGGAAAATAAACTCATTTTTGCCCCCGGGCTTCTGAGCGGCACCAGCCTGGTCAATACCAGCCGAATCTCAGTAGGCGCCAAAAGCCCTTTGACCGGAACCATCAAAGAAAGTAATGCCGGAGGGACCATGGCCGCGGCTTTGGGACGTCTGGGGATTACCGCTATCGTTATCGAAGGCCAGGCCGCCGCAGAGGAATTATTCTTCTTGCGCATTGATGAAAAGGGTGCGGCCTCCCTTTTACCGGCCCAGGCATATAAAGGGATGCGAACCTACAGCCTGGTTGAAAAATTGCTCGAAATTTACGGAGACAAGACCTCAGTCATGGCTATCGGCCCGGCCGGCGAATACCGTTTAACAGCCGCCTCGATTCAAGGCTCGGATATCGACGGCCGCCCCTGCCGGGCAGCAGGGCGGGGAGGACTCGGGGCCGTCATGGGAGCAAAAGGGTTAAAGGCCGTCCTGGTGGATCAACGGGGCAACAGCCCTGATGCCCTGGCAGATCCGGAAACCTTCAAAGAAGCGGCCAAGGTCTTTGCCAAGGCCGTCAAGGCCCACCCCTTCAGCGGCCAGCTCCTGCCCAATATTGGGACGGCCGGGATGGTGGGACCGGTAAATTCCCTGGGCGGTTTCCCCAGTTATAATGCCACCCAAGGGGTCATGGACGGCTGGGAAAAGATCAGCGGAGAGACCATGACCAAAATCATCAAGGAACGGGGCGGGAACCCCACTCACATGGGTTGTGCCCAATGTATTGTCCACTGCTCTAATGTGTATGTGGATGATCAAGGGAAATTTATGACCTCCTCTTTGGAATACGAGACTATCTGGTCCATGGGCGGTATGACCGGGATTAACGATCTGGATACCATTGCCCGTCTGGATTTTCTCTGCGATGACATCGGGCTGGATACCATGAGCACCGGCGTGGCTCTGGCCGTGGCCATGGATGCCGGCTACAAAAATTTTGGCGACACCGGGGCGGCGATCCAAATGGTCGAGGAGATCGCCCAGGGCAGCCCATTGGGCCGGGTCCTGGGTAACGGCCCGGTGGCCGTCGGCCGGCACTTCAACCATCACCGGGTGCCGGCGGTCAAAGGCCAGAGTATAGCCGCCTATGATCCCAGGGCCATGCAGGGCAATGCCGTAACCTACGCCACTTCGCCCATGGGCGCCGATCACACCGCCGGGAATGTGGTCGGCCGATATCTGGGTGGACTTCTCGATCCTTTAAAGACCGACGGACAAGTCCAGGCCTCGAGAGAAGCCCAGATCGCCATGGCTTCGGTGGACTGTACCGGTCTTTGCCTTTTAGCCAGTTTCGCCTTAACCACCCCGGAAGGCGGCGAAGCCTTTCTCAAGGTCATGAATGCCAAATTGGGCACACAGCTTGGGCCCGAGGTCATCGGCCAGATGGGGGTCCGCGTCTTACAAGTGGAAAGGGAATTTAACCGCAAGGCGGGTTTCACCAGTAAAGATGACCGGCTTCCGGAATTTTTCTATAAGGAGCCCTTGCCCCCCCACAACACCGTGGTGATGATCACCGATGAGCAGATGGACAGTACGTTTGATTTTTAA
- the gatA gene encoding Asp-tRNA(Asn)/Glu-tRNA(Gln) amidotransferase subunit GatA yields the protein MELYQITIAQAHEKLKNREISSRELTRSVLNRIDQVEPAVGAYITLTAELALEQARQADQQIADGNISPLTGIPLAVKDLISTKGIKTTCGSRILGNYIPPYDATIMTRLQAAGCVLLGKANMDEFAMGSSTENSALKVTRNPWNLDHIPGGSSGGSAAAVAAGESLAAIGSDTGGSIRQPASHCGVVGMKPTYGRVSRYGLVAFASSLDQIGPLTRDVTDCALLLNTLGGYDPKDSTSVPREVPDYTRVLQKDLKGLRLGIPREYFVEGMHPEVEQAVRKAISVFELQGAHCLEISLPHTEYAVAVYYIIATAEASSNLARYDGVKYGYRDPDERTLMEMYQQTRSKGFGSEVIRRIMLGTYVLSAGYYDAYYRKASQVRALIHQDFQKAFQSCDLILTPVAPTPAFRLGEKSSDPLEMYLTDIFTISVNLAGIPGMSLPCGFSSQGLPIGLQILGNHFDEEKILLAGYAFEQATDHHLRRPSL from the coding sequence ATGGAATTATATCAAATAACCATCGCCCAGGCCCATGAAAAATTAAAAAACAGGGAAATCAGTTCCCGGGAATTAACAAGATCGGTATTAAACCGGATCGACCAGGTTGAACCTGCAGTAGGCGCCTATATTACCTTGACGGCGGAATTGGCCCTTGAGCAGGCCCGGCAAGCCGACCAACAAATCGCCGACGGCAACATCTCTCCCTTGACCGGTATCCCTTTGGCGGTAAAGGATCTGATTTCCACCAAAGGAATAAAGACCACCTGTGGTTCCCGAATCCTCGGAAATTATATCCCCCCCTATGATGCCACCATTATGACCAGGCTTCAGGCCGCGGGATGCGTTTTGCTCGGCAAGGCCAATATGGACGAATTCGCCATGGGTTCTTCGACGGAAAATTCAGCCTTGAAGGTCACCAGAAATCCCTGGAACCTGGACCACATCCCCGGAGGCTCCAGCGGGGGGTCGGCTGCCGCCGTAGCCGCCGGAGAATCCCTGGCCGCTATCGGGTCGGATACCGGCGGCTCCATCAGGCAGCCGGCCTCGCACTGCGGGGTTGTGGGGATGAAACCCACTTACGGCCGCGTATCCCGTTACGGTCTGGTGGCCTTTGCCTCCTCCCTGGATCAGATCGGGCCTTTGACCCGGGATGTGACCGATTGTGCCCTTTTGTTGAATACCCTTGGCGGATATGACCCTAAAGATTCCACCTCGGTCCCCCGGGAAGTGCCCGATTACACCAGGGTTCTGCAAAAGGATTTAAAGGGATTACGCCTGGGTATTCCCAGAGAATACTTTGTAGAGGGGATGCATCCGGAAGTGGAACAGGCTGTCCGAAAGGCCATTTCCGTCTTTGAATTGCAGGGAGCCCATTGCCTGGAAATCTCTTTGCCCCATACGGAATATGCCGTGGCCGTCTACTATATCATTGCCACGGCCGAAGCCAGTTCCAACCTGGCCCGCTATGACGGGGTCAAATACGGTTACCGGGACCCTGATGAGCGGACCCTGATGGAAATGTATCAACAGACCCGTTCCAAAGGATTCGGATCGGAGGTGATCCGGAGGATCATGTTGGGTACCTATGTCCTTTCTGCCGGCTACTACGACGCCTATTACCGAAAGGCCTCCCAGGTCCGGGCCTTGATCCACCAGGATTTTCAAAAGGCCTTCCAGAGCTGCGACTTAATCCTGACACCGGTGGCCCCGACTCCGGCCTTTCGCCTGGGAGAAAAATCTTCCGATCCCCTCGAGATGTATTTGACCGACATCTTCACCATCTCGGTCAATCTGGCGGGGATTCCGGGAATGTCCCTGCCCTGCGGTTTCAGCAGCCAGGGACTCCCCATTGGCTTGCAGATCCTCGGAAATCACTTTGATGAAGAAAAAATCCTGCTGGCCGGTTACGCTTTTGAACAAGCTACGGACCATCATTTACGCCGTCCGTCTTTGTGA
- the gatC gene encoding Asp-tRNA(Asn)/Glu-tRNA(Gln) amidotransferase subunit GatC codes for MKLSQQEVEHVAFLARLQLAPEEIETFTGQLNGILLYMEKLSELDTGGIEPITHALHLSNAFREDQVVPSLPREEALGLAPEQGCSAFVVPKVI; via the coding sequence ATGAAACTTTCACAACAAGAGGTCGAGCACGTGGCCTTTCTGGCCCGGTTGCAATTGGCTCCGGAAGAAATTGAAACCTTTACCGGCCAACTCAATGGTATTCTTCTTTATATGGAAAAATTATCGGAACTCGATACCGGCGGCATTGAACCTATAACCCACGCCCTGCATTTATCTAATGCCTTTCGGGAAGACCAGGTTGTCCCTTCATTGCCGCGGGAAGAAGCCTTGGGCCTGGCCCCGGAACAGGGCTGCTCGGCCTTTGTGGTGCCCAAAGTCATTTGA
- a CDS encoding histone deacetylase has product MLQEDLAGQFQSITPRPATHQELTYIHTAAYVDRVASTAGREYVSLDPDTQTSPKSYEAAITAAGGLFTLVDALLAGKIDNGFALTRPPGHHAEADRAMGFCLFNNVALAAEYARHHHGQEKVLIVDWDLHHGNGTQHAFWKSNKILYFSTHQYPYYPGSGAIHEVGADKAQGYTVNCPLSSGYQDQDFAQIFERVLLPIGRQFKPDLILVSAGFDTYYQDPLGAQQVTPAGFARMTRLLMDLARDVCQGRLLLTLEGGYHLKGLRLSVLAVLKELLGESILSADQQLPDSRPDLPIVEKVWSIQKSFWKKRGKLS; this is encoded by the coding sequence ATGCTGCAAGAAGACCTTGCCGGACAATTCCAATCCATTACTCCCCGCCCGGCCACTCATCAGGAACTGACTTATATCCATACCGCCGCCTATGTCGATCGGGTGGCCTCCACCGCCGGACGGGAATATGTCTCTTTGGATCCCGACACCCAGACCTCCCCCAAGTCCTATGAGGCGGCCATTACTGCCGCCGGAGGACTCTTCACCCTGGTCGATGCCTTGTTAGCCGGTAAGATCGACAATGGGTTTGCCCTCACCCGCCCACCCGGACATCACGCCGAGGCCGATCGGGCCATGGGTTTTTGCTTGTTCAATAATGTAGCTTTGGCCGCCGAATATGCCCGTCATCATCACGGTCAGGAGAAGGTCCTCATCGTCGATTGGGACCTCCATCACGGCAACGGCACCCAGCATGCCTTCTGGAAGAGCAACAAGATTTTGTATTTTTCCACCCATCAGTATCCTTATTATCCCGGCAGCGGGGCGATCCACGAAGTAGGTGCGGATAAAGCGCAAGGCTATACGGTCAATTGCCCCCTCTCCAGCGGCTATCAGGACCAGGACTTCGCCCAGATCTTTGAAAGGGTCCTCCTGCCCATCGGCCGCCAGTTCAAGCCCGATCTGATCCTGGTTTCGGCTGGCTTTGATACCTATTACCAGGATCCCCTGGGTGCCCAACAGGTAACCCCGGCGGGATTTGCCCGGATGACCAGACTCCTGATGGATCTGGCCCGGGACGTCTGTCAGGGCCGGTTATTACTGACCCTGGAGGGTGGCTATCACTTAAAGGGATTGCGCCTTTCCGTCCTGGCGGTACTCAAGGAACTGTTGGGAGAATCCATCCTTTCCGCTGATCAACAATTACCTGATTCCCGTCCGGACCTGCCTATTGTCGAAAAAGTCTGGTCCATTCAAAAAAGTTTTTGGAAAAAAAGGGGTAAACTTTCATGA
- a CDS encoding nuclear transport factor 2 family protein, whose amino-acid sequence MTLSREAILKAMEEWNLAWDDHDLEGVMTLFHDEVIFENWTGGKAVGKEALRKAWAPWFANHGGFRFTGEDLFIDEKEQKVLYRWELSWPSSEKGYTGKPEKRRGLDVIHLQDGKIIQKLTYAKTTIEIDGQRIPLHL is encoded by the coding sequence ATGACCCTGTCAAGAGAAGCGATTCTGAAGGCCATGGAGGAATGGAACCTGGCCTGGGACGACCATGACCTGGAAGGGGTGATGACGCTCTTCCATGATGAGGTGATTTTCGAAAACTGGACCGGTGGGAAGGCGGTTGGAAAAGAGGCCTTGCGAAAGGCCTGGGCCCCCTGGTTTGCCAATCATGGCGGGTTTCGATTCACCGGGGAAGATCTTTTTATTGACGAAAAAGAACAAAAAGTCCTTTATCGCTGGGAACTTTCCTGGCCTTCGTCAGAAAAAGGGTATACGGGAAAGCCTGAAAAAAGGCGGGGTCTCGATGTCATTCATCTTCAGGATGGAAAGATCATCCAGAAACTGACCTATGCCAAGACAACGATCGAGATAGACGGACAAAGGATACCTCTGCATCTATAG
- a CDS encoding 2-hydroxyglutaryl-CoA dehydratase: MITAGIDVGHQSVHVALVQGKCLLGQGSLVIAGAVEAAAGAAFEEILKQYALRPEGIDRIFATGVGREKVPLADGQRTEMLCQVVGAHWFFPKARTVIDLGAEGSRILRCDSEGNLTNFVLNDKCASGAGIFLETVAGMLKLSVQDLGPLSLRSSKKVRLTTTCAVFAESEIVAEIHRGSAREDILAGVHESLVAKVVSIIPRVGLEPEVILTGGVAKNVGIVETLRRQLGIEVRVPEFPEITGALGAAILAADALETIKSEALVKELLQINSLREYDQ, translated from the coding sequence ATGATTACAGCCGGGATTGATGTCGGCCATCAGAGTGTCCATGTGGCCCTGGTCCAGGGGAAATGTCTGCTCGGTCAGGGGTCCCTGGTCATCGCCGGGGCGGTAGAGGCCGCGGCCGGTGCCGCCTTTGAAGAAATACTCAAGCAATATGCCTTGAGACCGGAAGGGATTGACCGAATCTTTGCCACCGGAGTGGGGCGGGAGAAGGTTCCCCTGGCTGACGGTCAGCGGACCGAAATGCTTTGCCAGGTGGTCGGGGCCCACTGGTTTTTCCCGAAGGCCCGGACAGTTATCGACCTGGGGGCGGAAGGCAGCCGGATCCTCAGGTGCGATTCAGAAGGGAACCTGACCAATTTTGTATTGAACGATAAATGTGCCTCCGGGGCTGGAATTTTCCTGGAGACCGTGGCCGGAATGCTGAAGCTTTCGGTTCAAGATCTCGGTCCTTTATCCCTTCGTTCCTCAAAAAAGGTCAGGTTGACCACGACCTGTGCGGTTTTTGCGGAATCCGAGATCGTGGCCGAAATCCACCGCGGATCGGCCAGGGAGGATATTTTGGCCGGCGTCCATGAATCGCTGGTGGCCAAAGTGGTATCCATCATCCCCCGGGTAGGATTGGAACCGGAAGTGATTCTGACCGGTGGCGTGGCTAAAAATGTGGGAATTGTCGAGACTTTAAGACGCCAGTTGGGCATAGAGGTGCGGGTGCCCGAGTTCCCGGAGATAACCGGTGCCCTGGGTGCGGCGATACTGGCGGCGGATGCCTTGGAAACCATTAAAAGTGAGGCATTGGTAAAAGAGTTACTACAGATTAATTCATTAAGGGAGTACGATCAATGA
- a CDS encoding sigma-54-dependent Fis family transcriptional regulator, whose amino-acid sequence MRAKVCIIDDQSSILESMEMFFRLRKWEVCTATNGPDGLALVEKFRPALLILDIRLPGMSGLEVLKRLRGKFPKLQVIVITAYQDMESTIQAIKLGAFDYLHKPIDVDEMDTVIRRLEQTTQAHYQDESEVLDPAAAQSGPQPLIIARSRKMKEVFKIIALVSESRVTVLIQGESGTGKELIARSIHHNSPWKDRPFTVMDCSTLVDSLVESELFGYEKGAFTGAHETRKGRLELTGEGTIFFDEIGELPLTMQGKLLRFLQSGEFVRVGGNQPNFSRARIVAATNRDLTKLVQDGKFREDLYYRLKVVTINAPPLHSRKSDIPVLADFFLKKMADQNVSKLKRLSPGALDLLMQYDWPGNVRQLENALTRCAVLTSDLVLTREHTEACLQDSPNPPRMEGPSEGLENFERNHILNILNSKDWHLGKTCAQLRMSRPTLRARMKKYGLTKKAIPRPPVSPPGAKGREIIPGLPPAR is encoded by the coding sequence ATGAGAGCCAAAGTGTGTATCATTGATGATCAAAGCTCCATCCTGGAATCCATGGAGATGTTTTTTAGACTGAGAAAATGGGAAGTATGCACGGCCACCAACGGTCCCGATGGGCTGGCTTTGGTGGAAAAATTCCGGCCGGCACTGCTGATTTTGGATATCAGGCTGCCGGGTATGAGCGGACTGGAGGTCCTAAAGCGGCTGCGGGGCAAATTTCCAAAGCTGCAGGTGATCGTAATCACCGCCTACCAGGATATGGAAAGCACGATTCAAGCGATAAAACTGGGGGCCTTTGATTATCTCCATAAGCCTATCGATGTGGATGAAATGGATACCGTCATCCGCCGACTGGAACAAACCACCCAGGCCCACTACCAAGATGAAAGCGAAGTCCTTGATCCGGCAGCGGCTCAATCCGGTCCCCAGCCTCTGATCATAGCGCGCAGTCGGAAAATGAAAGAGGTGTTTAAAATTATTGCGCTGGTCTCGGAATCCCGGGTGACGGTACTCATCCAAGGGGAAAGCGGCACCGGTAAGGAGTTGATCGCCAGGAGCATCCATCACAACAGCCCGTGGAAAGACAGGCCTTTTACGGTGATGGATTGCTCGACTTTGGTGGACTCCCTCGTGGAGAGTGAACTTTTCGGTTATGAGAAAGGCGCTTTTACCGGCGCCCATGAAACCAGAAAAGGGCGCCTCGAATTAACCGGGGAGGGTACTATTTTTTTTGATGAAATCGGGGAGCTGCCCCTGACCATGCAGGGTAAACTTTTACGGTTTCTGCAATCGGGCGAGTTCGTGCGGGTAGGTGGGAATCAACCCAATTTCTCGAGAGCCAGAATCGTGGCGGCCACCAATCGGGATCTCACCAAATTGGTTCAGGACGGCAAATTTCGGGAAGATCTTTACTACCGGTTGAAGGTGGTGACGATCAATGCGCCGCCGTTACACAGTCGGAAATCGGATATTCCAGTTTTAGCCGATTTTTTTCTCAAGAAAATGGCCGACCAAAACGTTTCCAAACTCAAACGGCTTTCACCGGGGGCGTTAGACCTGTTGATGCAATATGACTGGCCGGGAAACGTGCGGCAATTGGAAAATGCGCTGACCCGCTGCGCCGTGTTAACCTCGGACCTGGTGCTGACCAGAGAGCATACCGAGGCCTGCCTTCAAGACTCCCCCAATCCTCCAAGAATGGAGGGCCCCAGTGAAGGTCTGGAGAATTTTGAACGGAACCATATCCTTAACATTTTGAACAGCAAAGACTGGCATTTAGGAAAGACCTGCGCCCAGTTGCGGATGTCCCGACCAACATTACGGGCCCGCATGAAAAAATATGGTTTAACAAAGAAAGCTATACCGCGTCCACCGGTATCCCCCCCAGGGGCAAAAGGTCGGGAAATAATTCCCGGGCTTCCGCCAGCACGGTGA
- a CDS encoding PAS domain S-box protein — MDLSEVLIQFHQHIVETWAHRMLHDNSSRYADEPAQELTMLIDRAANCFRLALVDDQWGDLVEFINFIAYKRLHGGFTLSEVQRAFEQYRETVLPLLIKHIKPSSLTPTLLRLHRCLVSTVTQFSSYFQELHEEFLRNQAKYLEQEVADRTGKLADSERKYKTLVEDINDGYFVLAEGTIIYCNNAFARMHGYGAEEIEGHHYLEFVAVESRPEVEASYADSRKGLRSASRLEYLRLHRDGRHLSTEIMAKLSSFGGQVANIGVCRDISERLELERKNREVEKLGALANLAGSLAHEINNPLTSIKMNLQLFSEGQLPEDARRKLLASTLRETELIRRRVIEMMDLTIPFRLKIRLVDLRQLIKGCIKMVEQRMNYQGVRVITRFSSKVGTVSVDPERIEQALINLLLNALEALATGGHIFISTKWLREKGKLWVCLRVADDGPGIPVEKRPYVFDPFFSQKAGGIGLGLGNVKKIVEAHGGRVFVSERIPKGVGFTMLLPQK; from the coding sequence ATGGATCTATCCGAAGTCCTTATCCAATTTCACCAACATATCGTTGAGACCTGGGCTCACCGCATGCTCCACGATAATTCCTCAAGGTATGCGGACGAACCGGCTCAGGAATTGACCATGCTGATCGATCGAGCGGCCAACTGTTTCCGCTTGGCCTTGGTGGATGACCAATGGGGAGATTTGGTTGAGTTCATCAATTTCATCGCCTATAAAAGGCTCCACGGCGGTTTCACCCTTTCCGAAGTCCAGAGAGCTTTCGAACAGTACCGCGAGACCGTTCTTCCTCTGCTGATAAAGCATATTAAGCCTTCCTCTTTGACACCGACCCTTCTGCGACTGCATCGGTGCCTGGTATCTACCGTAACCCAGTTCAGCTCCTATTTTCAGGAATTGCACGAAGAATTCCTTCGCAACCAGGCAAAATATCTGGAGCAAGAGGTGGCGGATAGAACCGGGAAGCTGGCCGATTCGGAACGTAAATACAAAACCCTGGTGGAGGATATCAACGACGGCTATTTTGTCCTGGCCGAAGGAACGATCATCTATTGCAACAATGCCTTTGCCAGAATGCACGGATATGGTGCAGAAGAAATCGAAGGGCACCATTATCTGGAATTCGTCGCTGTGGAATCGAGACCGGAGGTAGAAGCCTCTTATGCCGATAGCCGCAAAGGCCTGCGCAGCGCTTCCCGACTGGAATACCTGCGGTTACACCGGGACGGTCGGCACCTGTCAACCGAAATCATGGCCAAACTCTCCTCATTCGGGGGACAAGTGGCGAACATTGGCGTCTGCCGTGATATAAGCGAGCGTCTGGAATTGGAAAGAAAAAACCGGGAGGTGGAAAAGCTTGGCGCCTTGGCCAACTTAGCCGGCTCGCTGGCCCATGAGATCAACAACCCGTTGACATCCATTAAAATGAATCTGCAACTGTTTTCGGAGGGACAATTGCCGGAGGATGCCCGCCGGAAACTCCTCGCCTCAACCCTTCGAGAGACGGAGCTGATTCGGAGAAGGGTTATAGAAATGATGGACCTGACCATACCTTTTCGCCTCAAGATCCGATTGGTTGACCTAAGGCAATTGATCAAGGGCTGCATCAAAATGGTTGAACAAAGAATGAATTATCAGGGAGTCCGTGTTATTACCCGATTCAGTTCAAAGGTCGGTACGGTGTCCGTGGATCCGGAACGTATCGAGCAAGCTTTGATCAACTTGCTGCTCAACGCGCTGGAGGCGTTAGCAACGGGAGGACATATATTTATCAGCACCAAATGGTTGCGGGAGAAAGGGAAGCTTTGGGTGTGCTTGCGGGTTGCAGACGACGGCCCCGGAATTCCCGTAGAAAAGCGTCCCTATGTCTTTGATCCTTTTTTCAGCCAAAAGGCCGGCGGTATCGGCCTGGGTTTAGGAAACGTTAAGAAAATCGTCGAGGCCCACGGTGGCCGGGTATTCGTCTCCGAGCGTATCCCCAAGGGGGTGGGCTTCACGATGCTGCTGCCCCAGAAATGA